A part of Candidatus Sericytochromatia bacterium genomic DNA contains:
- a CDS encoding HAD family phosphatase, giving the protein MRFSAVLFDMDGVVCDNMPLHRAVWKEFATVRGLSLSDAEWRRLDGRRASDIIDTLFPEAPGQMRLELAEAREALYRQRLESAVLHPVPGIHAFLAWLSERGVRCVIATSATPENVEQVLGRLNLRTAFAGQVTSHDVRRGKPDPEVYLKAAAKAGFPASSCLVVEDAIQGVQAARAAGAACLGVSTSVAPDGLQEAGAAWVVPDFENLLSAGWPDGAALEALFVAHTLHRVDAGT; this is encoded by the coding sequence GTGCGTTTTTCAGCCGTGTTGTTCGACATGGACGGGGTGGTGTGCGACAACATGCCCCTCCATCGTGCGGTCTGGAAGGAATTCGCCACGGTGCGGGGCCTCTCTCTGTCCGATGCCGAGTGGCGACGGCTCGATGGCCGGCGGGCCTCTGATATCATCGACACCTTGTTTCCTGAGGCACCTGGGCAGATGCGCCTGGAATTGGCCGAAGCCCGCGAGGCTCTCTATCGTCAGCGACTCGAATCCGCGGTGCTGCATCCGGTCCCGGGCATCCACGCGTTCCTGGCCTGGTTGTCGGAACGCGGGGTTCGCTGCGTAATTGCCACCAGTGCCACGCCTGAAAATGTCGAGCAGGTGCTCGGGCGACTGAATCTGCGAACCGCCTTTGCTGGGCAGGTCACCTCCCACGATGTTCGACGGGGCAAGCCCGACCCGGAAGTGTATCTGAAGGCCGCTGCCAAAGCTGGTTTTCCAGCGTCGTCGTGTCTGGTGGTAGAGGATGCCATTCAGGGCGTGCAGGCCGCCAGGGCCGCCGGAGCGGCGTGCCTGGGCGTTTCTACCAGCGTGGCCCCCGACGGACTGCAGGAGGCCGGGGCGGCCTGGGTGGTTCCTGACTTTGAAAATCTGCTCTCGGCAGGATGGCCCGACGGGGCCGCCTTGGAGGCGCTATTCGTGGCACACACCCTGCATCGCGTGGATGCGGGAACCTGA
- the glk gene encoding glucokinase, whose amino-acid sequence MGTLNLLAADIGGTKVALALFEWTPGGPWRVMAEARYVSADHPTFTEILKDFRLHHPQPVQATGLGIAGPVFERRCQATNLPWVVDARELEASLPLGRVALINDFKAAALGVLHMKEPDWVELNPGVPEPRAPIAVLGAGTGLGEALLFHDGHRYQVVSTEGGHKDFAPRNEEEMGLLRFMLKRHARVSYERLLSGAGIRAIYDHLIEAGAGPARVDLQRRFEAEDDAALIAGHAAAGDDPVCIQAMEMFTRIYGAEAGNLALQVLARGGVYIAGGIGPKNLARMQDGQFQTAYRHKGRFSDLVASIPVRMVINPYVALVGAAAAAAELEAQSG is encoded by the coding sequence TTGGGCACGCTCAATTTGCTCGCCGCGGACATCGGCGGAACCAAAGTGGCGCTGGCGTTATTCGAGTGGACGCCGGGCGGCCCCTGGCGGGTGATGGCCGAGGCGCGTTACGTGAGCGCGGATCACCCGACTTTTACGGAAATCTTGAAGGATTTTCGCCTTCACCATCCCCAGCCAGTCCAGGCCACGGGACTGGGTATTGCGGGACCCGTCTTCGAACGACGCTGCCAGGCCACCAACTTGCCCTGGGTGGTGGACGCCCGGGAACTCGAGGCCAGCCTGCCGTTGGGGCGGGTGGCGCTGATCAATGATTTCAAGGCTGCGGCGCTGGGGGTTCTTCACATGAAGGAGCCCGACTGGGTCGAACTGAACCCCGGGGTGCCTGAGCCGCGGGCCCCGATTGCCGTGCTGGGCGCCGGAACGGGCCTGGGCGAGGCTCTCCTGTTCCATGATGGTCATCGCTACCAGGTGGTCTCGACGGAGGGGGGACACAAGGATTTCGCGCCGCGGAATGAAGAAGAAATGGGGCTTTTGCGCTTCATGTTGAAGCGCCACGCCCGCGTCTCCTACGAGCGGTTGTTGAGCGGGGCCGGCATTCGGGCCATCTATGACCATCTGATCGAGGCTGGCGCGGGCCCCGCGCGGGTAGACTTGCAACGTCGCTTCGAAGCCGAGGACGATGCGGCCCTGATCGCAGGTCATGCCGCCGCGGGCGATGACCCGGTCTGCATCCAGGCGATGGAGATGTTCACCCGCATTTATGGTGCCGAGGCGGGTAACCTGGCCCTCCAAGTGCTCGCTCGCGGAGGGGTTTACATTGCGGGGGGCATCGGCCCCAAGAACCTGGCCAGAATGCAAGATGGTCAATTTCAGACGGCCTACCGTCACAAGGGGCGCTTTTCGGATCTGGTGGCCTCGATTCCGGTGCGGATGGTCATCAACCCCTACGTGGCCTTGGTCGGGGCGGCGGCAGCGGCGGCCGAATTGGAGGCGCAAAGCGGCTGA
- a CDS encoding OPT family oligopeptide transporter → MTAESHPHPPHGTSTPASEIEAALRHMAELSPDDREAYWYDHVYRGNVKQLTIRAVLMGMLIGGVMSVSNLYVGLKTGWGFGVTITAGILAYAIFRLFEHVLPGGEFTDLENNAMQSVSSAAGFMASAGLTSAIPALLLLNGTVLTPFHLFLWIGAISIMGVFIAIPMKRQMINIDQLPFPSGIAAAETIKSLHGHGEVALAKAKSLGIGGVIGAVVSYFKDLHPVLVEKYTALKGLAFLSLPNQIPADQTAYQFQGINWQKLTLGLNVSLLLYAAGAIIGMRTGVSVLIGSVLNWFVIAPWLIQNHVVANGKVIEGGLKQVAAWTTWPGTGMLVVSTLVGLGLIWPSLARGFSGITEVFKPASEKQMDARQASIEVPGSWFLYGFTGGAIACVILQVWLFKIHWAMAILAVLLAVVLSMVVSRVTGETDISPTGAMGKVTQLTYGALAPGQPITNLMTANVTAGAAIHSADLLTDLKSGYLLGANPRQQFLAQMYGVLAGTLFCIPAYFLLVPNASVLGDKFAAPGALVWKATAEALARGLSALPPSALKLAAFTITVGVVITFIEHYRPALKRYLPSPTGLGLALVLPFSDSLAIFLGAFTAWWLAKARPATAERHTIPFSSGIIAGESIASVLIIALLVVIGAA, encoded by the coding sequence ATGACCGCTGAATCGCATCCGCATCCCCCTCACGGCACGTCCACGCCTGCCTCTGAGATTGAAGCCGCCTTACGGCACATGGCGGAACTGTCCCCGGACGACCGGGAGGCCTACTGGTACGACCACGTTTACCGCGGAAATGTGAAGCAGCTGACGATTCGGGCCGTCTTGATGGGAATGCTGATCGGCGGCGTGATGTCGGTCTCGAATCTCTACGTGGGACTCAAGACCGGCTGGGGCTTCGGCGTCACGATCACGGCGGGGATTCTGGCCTACGCGATCTTCCGTCTGTTTGAACACGTGTTGCCGGGTGGCGAATTCACCGACCTGGAAAACAATGCCATGCAGTCCGTGAGTTCCGCAGCCGGGTTCATGGCATCAGCCGGGCTCACCAGTGCCATTCCCGCCTTGTTGCTCCTGAATGGAACGGTGCTGACACCCTTTCACCTGTTCCTCTGGATCGGTGCCATCTCGATCATGGGCGTGTTCATTGCGATTCCCATGAAGCGTCAGATGATCAACATCGATCAGTTGCCTTTCCCGAGCGGCATCGCCGCAGCCGAGACCATCAAGAGCCTGCACGGCCACGGGGAGGTGGCGCTGGCGAAGGCGAAGTCTTTGGGAATCGGCGGGGTGATCGGCGCCGTCGTCTCCTACTTCAAAGACCTGCACCCCGTGCTGGTCGAGAAGTACACCGCGCTCAAAGGTTTGGCCTTCCTGTCGTTGCCCAATCAGATTCCGGCCGACCAGACCGCCTATCAGTTTCAAGGAATCAACTGGCAAAAGCTGACCCTCGGGCTCAACGTGAGCCTGTTGCTCTATGCGGCGGGCGCCATCATCGGGATGCGGACCGGGGTCAGCGTGCTGATCGGGTCCGTGTTGAACTGGTTCGTGATCGCCCCGTGGCTCATCCAGAACCACGTGGTCGCGAACGGAAAGGTGATCGAGGGGGGCCTGAAGCAAGTGGCCGCCTGGACCACCTGGCCTGGCACCGGCATGCTCGTCGTCTCCACCCTGGTGGGATTGGGCCTGATCTGGCCTTCGTTGGCTCGCGGTTTTTCCGGCATCACGGAGGTGTTCAAACCCGCCTCTGAGAAGCAAATGGATGCCCGCCAGGCCAGCATCGAGGTGCCCGGCTCCTGGTTCCTGTATGGCTTTACGGGTGGGGCGATCGCCTGCGTCATCCTCCAGGTTTGGCTCTTCAAGATTCACTGGGCCATGGCCATCCTGGCCGTGTTGCTGGCCGTCGTCTTGTCGATGGTCGTCTCGCGCGTCACGGGCGAAACCGACATCTCGCCGACGGGCGCGATGGGCAAGGTCACCCAACTTACCTACGGCGCCCTGGCGCCGGGCCAACCCATCACCAACCTGATGACGGCCAACGTCACCGCGGGGGCGGCCATCCACTCGGCGGACCTTCTGACCGATCTGAAGAGCGGCTACCTGCTGGGCGCGAATCCCAGACAGCAATTTCTGGCTCAGATGTACGGCGTGTTGGCCGGTACCCTCTTTTGCATCCCGGCCTACTTCCTGCTGGTCCCGAACGCGTCGGTGTTGGGCGACAAATTTGCAGCTCCCGGCGCCCTGGTTTGGAAGGCCACCGCAGAAGCTCTGGCGCGCGGCTTGTCGGCGTTGCCTCCGTCAGCCCTGAAACTGGCAGCGTTCACGATCACCGTCGGCGTGGTCATCACCTTTATCGAGCACTACCGACCTGCCCTGAAGCGTTATCTGCCTTCCCCCACCGGGTTGGGCCTGGCCCTGGTGCTGCCGTTCAGTGACTCCCTGGCCATCTTTCTGGGAGCCTTCACGGCGTGGTGGTTGGCCAAGGCCAGACCGGCCACCGCGGAGCGGCACACGATCCCCTTCTCGTCGGGGATCATCGCAGGGGAAAGCATCGCCTCGGTCCTGATCATCGCCTTGCTTGTGGTGATAGGCGCCGCCTGA
- a CDS encoding HAMP domain-containing sensor histidine kinase, giving the protein MRMPPKRPSTAAPIIYGVALVLVTLILTVMYNLALVTDWFRDRQGPIQGLAPTLGLVLGWALGLAVMVGLILFIISLAKQIRLNQQQQNFIDSVTHELKSPLTSLKLHLETMQRRTLTEEQAAQFTCTMLADVDRLDQLIDHVLEAARAEARRRPIAVSPLDLDGHVRDLVERLIQRHGLDGSAVRIEGQVGTIQTDVVALDLALTNLLENAVKYSLDSVQITVRMEAGPRGVTIAVSDTGVGIPKGQLRRIFHRFHRVGNESTRIRQGTGLGLFIAQESVRALRGKLRAASPGENRGSVFTLTLPR; this is encoded by the coding sequence ATGCGCATGCCTCCCAAGCGTCCCTCCACCGCCGCGCCCATCATCTATGGCGTGGCGCTCGTGCTGGTCACGCTGATCCTGACGGTGATGTACAACCTGGCGCTGGTCACCGACTGGTTTCGCGACAGGCAAGGACCGATTCAAGGGCTCGCCCCCACCCTGGGGTTGGTGCTGGGGTGGGCTCTCGGTCTTGCGGTCATGGTGGGGTTGATCCTGTTCATCATCTCCCTGGCCAAGCAAATCCGGTTGAACCAGCAGCAGCAAAATTTCATCGACAGTGTGACCCACGAGTTGAAAAGCCCATTGACGTCATTGAAACTGCATCTGGAGACGATGCAGCGGCGAACCCTCACGGAGGAGCAGGCGGCCCAGTTTACCTGCACCATGCTCGCCGATGTCGATCGGTTGGACCAGTTGATTGACCACGTCCTGGAGGCCGCACGGGCCGAAGCCAGGCGCCGTCCCATCGCCGTTTCCCCCCTGGATCTTGATGGGCACGTGCGAGACCTGGTGGAACGCCTGATTCAGCGCCACGGGCTGGACGGTTCAGCCGTGCGGATCGAAGGGCAGGTGGGAACCATTCAGACCGATGTGGTGGCGCTCGACCTCGCGCTCACCAACCTGCTCGAAAATGCGGTCAAGTATTCATTGGACAGCGTCCAGATCACGGTTCGGATGGAAGCTGGCCCTCGCGGTGTCACCATCGCCGTTTCGGATACCGGGGTTGGCATCCCCAAAGGGCAGTTGCGTCGCATCTTTCACCGCTTCCACCGGGTCGGCAACGAGTCTACTCGGATCCGGCAAGGAACGGGCCTGGGGTTGTTCATCGCGCAGGAAAGTGTGCGTGCGTTGCGTGGCAAGCTGCGAGCGGCCAGCCCGGGCGAAAATCGGGGCAGCGTCTTCACGCTGACCTTGCCCAGGTGA
- a CDS encoding response regulator transcription factor, whose translation MARLLLVEDEDHIAQGLRFNLELDGHVVTWLRDGRQAHEVLFDRQEAFDLIVLDLMLPGISGSDLCRALRTTGNYTPVLMLTAKQHEKDKVQGLQVGADDYVTKPFNLEELLARIEGLLRRRAWEAQRPLAKEAQDDRLVFANVVIDFARHEATVAGQEINLTPIEMAMMKAFKAHEGRVLSREDLLREAWGTEASITTRTVDNFILRLRKLFEPDPAHPVYIRSVRGRGYKFVR comes from the coding sequence ATGGCGAGATTGCTGCTGGTGGAAGATGAAGACCACATCGCGCAGGGGCTCCGCTTCAACCTCGAACTGGATGGTCACGTCGTCACCTGGTTGCGGGATGGACGGCAGGCTCACGAGGTCCTGTTCGACCGCCAGGAGGCGTTCGACCTGATTGTCCTGGACCTGATGTTGCCTGGGATTTCCGGCTCTGACCTGTGTCGTGCCTTACGGACCACGGGCAATTACACGCCGGTGCTCATGCTGACGGCCAAACAGCACGAAAAAGACAAGGTTCAGGGGCTTCAGGTCGGTGCGGACGACTATGTGACCAAGCCCTTCAATCTGGAGGAGTTGCTGGCCCGCATCGAGGGGTTGCTGCGCCGCAGAGCCTGGGAGGCCCAGCGCCCACTGGCCAAGGAGGCGCAGGATGATCGACTGGTGTTCGCCAACGTGGTGATCGATTTCGCGCGACACGAAGCTACAGTGGCGGGGCAAGAGATCAACCTTACCCCGATCGAGATGGCCATGATGAAGGCCTTCAAGGCTCACGAGGGTCGCGTCCTTTCCCGGGAAGATCTCTTGCGCGAAGCCTGGGGGACGGAGGCTTCCATCACGACTCGCACCGTGGACAACTTCATCTTGCGTTTGAGGAAGCTGTTTGAGCCCGACCCGGCGCACCCTGTGTACATTCGCTCGGTGCGGGGTCGTGGCTACAAGTTTGTCCGATGA
- a CDS encoding NAD-dependent epimerase/dehydratase family protein yields the protein MNALVTGGGGFIGGRLARALQAAGHAVTTYQRGDYPELAASGIRTVRGDIADERRLTEAVTGQDIVFHVAALAGAWGRWEDFHRSNVLGTRSVIAACRHQQVKRLVFTSSPSVVFHGQDMRGADETVPYPAHHEAAYPATKAEAERAVLAANDDQLATVALRPHLVWGPGDSHLLPRLLKAHREGRLRRIGDGTNLVDATYIDNAVQAHLAAAERLAPGAPCAGKAYFIANGEPLPAWELIDRLLIAAGAGRVRGSVPAFLAVGAGTVLESVYRTLALPGEPPMTRWVARELATSHYFDLAAARRDLEYLPRVSTDEGLRRLTDWWASHGAASARRVASP from the coding sequence GTGAACGCGCTGGTCACGGGTGGCGGAGGCTTTATCGGAGGTCGATTGGCCCGGGCCCTTCAGGCAGCAGGCCATGCCGTCACCACCTACCAGCGCGGCGATTACCCCGAGCTGGCCGCAAGCGGCATCCGCACCGTCCGTGGTGATATTGCGGACGAACGCCGCTTGACGGAGGCGGTCACCGGGCAGGACATCGTCTTCCACGTCGCGGCCCTGGCCGGCGCGTGGGGCCGTTGGGAGGATTTTCATCGCAGCAATGTGCTCGGCACCCGGTCCGTGATCGCGGCTTGCCGTCACCAACAGGTCAAGCGGCTGGTTTTCACCAGTTCCCCCAGCGTGGTGTTCCACGGGCAGGACATGAGGGGCGCGGATGAGACGGTGCCCTATCCAGCCCATCATGAAGCCGCCTATCCCGCGACCAAGGCCGAGGCCGAGCGCGCGGTGCTGGCCGCCAACGATGATCAGCTCGCCACGGTGGCCCTCCGTCCGCACCTGGTCTGGGGGCCGGGCGATTCCCATCTGCTGCCCCGCTTGCTCAAGGCGCACCGCGAGGGCAGGCTGCGCCGGATCGGCGACGGAACGAACCTGGTGGATGCCACCTACATTGACAACGCGGTCCAGGCGCATCTGGCTGCGGCGGAGCGATTGGCGCCAGGTGCCCCGTGCGCGGGCAAGGCCTACTTCATTGCCAATGGGGAGCCACTGCCGGCCTGGGAACTGATCGACCGTCTGCTCATCGCGGCGGGGGCCGGACGCGTGCGAGGATCCGTGCCTGCCTTCCTGGCCGTGGGAGCCGGCACCGTGCTGGAGTCGGTCTATCGAACCCTGGCGCTCCCGGGGGAACCGCCGATGACCCGCTGGGTCGCGCGCGAACTGGCCACTAGCCATTATTTTGATCTGGCGGCTGCCCGGCGTGACCTGGAATACCTGCCCCGGGTTTCGACCGACGAGGGCCTCCGCCGCCTGACGGACTGGTGGGCCTCACATGGCGCTGCATCAGCTCGCCGGGTGGCGTCGCCCTGA
- a CDS encoding fatty acid CoA ligase family protein, whose amino-acid sequence MNAVATTNIANRFDRQAALQPEGRAVIARGKVTTFAGLRQRCDAYAHRLSALGIARGSRVALMVRPGEDFFALTFALFKLGAVPVLIDPGMGLANMRTCLSEAAPDAFIGQPMAHLARVLGRWGSAAGRLLCCVGGRFPGTLPLHPGPLPSSPFTAVETGPEAIAAILFTSGSTGVPKGAVHCHRTFDAQVELLASHFGIGPGSIDLATFPLFALFDAALGATAVIPRMNFTRPGQVDPTAIVGPILTYEVTQMFGSPALLERVAGWALPRGIRLPSLRLVISAGAPVAPSVLQDFGALLAPDGRLETPYGATEALPVASITAREVLQETREAWARGAGTCVGRPLEGIEVAIIGISDEPILTWSDQLRRPVGEPGEIVVRGPNVSDRYHGRPDHDARAKIADPAGGVWHRMGDLGRFDDLGRLWFLGRKSHRVRCAQGDMFTIPCEAIFNQHPAVRRTALVGVPDPNHPGFQRPVLCVELKRGQRASGDLIEEIWKLGQAHGHTRAIAKVLVHPSFPVDIRHNAKIFREKLALWATERIT is encoded by the coding sequence TTGAACGCGGTTGCCACGACCAACATCGCCAATCGCTTCGATAGACAAGCGGCGCTCCAACCAGAGGGGCGCGCCGTGATCGCGCGGGGAAAGGTCACCACCTTCGCCGGGCTTCGGCAGCGTTGCGACGCATACGCGCATCGGCTCTCGGCGCTTGGTATCGCCAGGGGTTCGCGTGTGGCCCTGATGGTTCGTCCGGGCGAAGATTTTTTCGCCTTGACCTTTGCCTTGTTCAAGCTGGGGGCTGTCCCCGTGCTGATCGATCCCGGCATGGGCCTGGCCAACATGCGCACCTGCCTGAGCGAAGCGGCTCCCGACGCCTTCATCGGGCAGCCCATGGCCCATCTGGCGCGGGTGCTGGGCCGCTGGGGCAGCGCCGCCGGGCGTCTGTTGTGCTGCGTCGGGGGCCGTTTCCCCGGCACCCTGCCCCTTCATCCGGGCCCGCTCCCCTCCTCCCCGTTCACGGCCGTCGAGACGGGCCCCGAGGCGATCGCCGCCATCCTGTTCACCAGCGGCAGCACGGGTGTCCCCAAGGGGGCGGTGCATTGCCACCGCACCTTTGACGCCCAGGTCGAACTGCTGGCCAGCCACTTCGGCATTGGGCCAGGCAGTATCGACCTGGCCACCTTTCCGCTCTTCGCCCTCTTCGATGCTGCCCTGGGCGCCACGGCGGTGATCCCCCGCATGAACTTCACCCGGCCAGGTCAGGTCGACCCGACGGCGATTGTCGGTCCAATCCTGACCTACGAAGTCACCCAGATGTTCGGCTCTCCCGCGCTGCTGGAACGCGTGGCTGGCTGGGCCCTGCCCCGTGGCATTCGTCTGCCCTCGCTGCGCCTCGTCATCAGCGCAGGGGCCCCGGTCGCCCCGTCCGTGTTGCAGGATTTCGGCGCCTTGCTCGCGCCGGATGGACGACTCGAAACCCCTTACGGTGCCACGGAGGCCCTGCCCGTCGCCAGCATCACCGCACGGGAAGTGCTGCAGGAAACCCGAGAGGCGTGGGCGCGAGGCGCTGGAACTTGCGTGGGCCGCCCTCTCGAAGGCATTGAAGTGGCCATTATCGGCATCTCCGATGAGCCGATTCTCACCTGGAGCGACCAGCTCCGCCGGCCGGTTGGCGAGCCCGGTGAGATCGTGGTCAGAGGGCCGAATGTCAGCGATCGTTACCACGGTCGCCCGGATCACGATGCGCGGGCCAAAATCGCGGACCCAGCCGGGGGCGTGTGGCACCGGATGGGGGACCTCGGACGTTTTGATGACCTCGGACGGCTATGGTTCCTGGGGCGTAAATCGCATCGTGTGCGTTGCGCCCAGGGCGACATGTTCACCATTCCGTGCGAAGCGATCTTCAACCAGCACCCGGCGGTTCGCAGAACCGCCCTGGTGGGCGTGCCGGACCCGAACCATCCTGGATTTCAGCGCCCCGTGCTGTGTGTGGAGCTCAAGCGGGGCCAGCGGGCTAGTGGGGATCTCATCGAGGAAATCTGGAAGCTCGGGCAGGCGCACGGCCACACCCGGGCGATCGCCAAAGTCCTGGTCCATCCCTCGTTTCCAGTCGACATCCGCCACAACGCCAAGATTTTTCGGGAGAAGCTGGCACTCTGGGCCACGGAGCGCATCACGTGA
- a CDS encoding alpha/beta fold hydrolase, giving the protein MGSKLGEWQSLYPFTGHYHEREGLRLHYLDEGPRDGEVVVMLHGNPSWSFLFRDLVRAWSPFGRAIVPDHMGMGLSDKPTDDRYAYTLASRVSDLEHLLESLAVRGPISLVLHDWGGMIGMAWAARHPERVKRLVALNTAAFPLPGSKPFPWPLRLVRDTPLGTPLVLGLNAFAATAARVCTVKPLAPLVRRAFVAPYDSWSNRLATLRFVEDIPLAPGDPAWPHLAAVEANLPHWRHLPVLLGWGAQDWVFDDHFLAGWQARFPQAETHRYPDAGHYVLEDAGDRLIPEIVRFLKTPVEAPAP; this is encoded by the coding sequence ATGGGTTCCAAGCTCGGCGAGTGGCAATCGCTCTATCCGTTCACCGGCCACTACCACGAGCGAGAGGGTTTGCGGCTGCACTATCTCGACGAGGGCCCGCGTGATGGCGAGGTGGTGGTGATGCTCCACGGCAACCCCTCCTGGTCCTTCCTGTTTCGAGACCTGGTGCGGGCCTGGTCCCCGTTCGGTCGTGCGATCGTTCCGGACCACATGGGAATGGGATTGTCCGACAAGCCGACCGACGATCGCTACGCCTACACCCTCGCAAGCCGCGTGTCCGACCTTGAGCATTTGCTGGAGAGTCTGGCGGTGCGGGGACCGATCTCGCTGGTGCTGCATGACTGGGGGGGAATGATCGGGATGGCCTGGGCAGCGCGCCATCCCGAACGGGTGAAGCGCCTCGTGGCCCTCAACACCGCAGCCTTTCCCTTGCCTGGCAGCAAACCATTCCCCTGGCCCCTCCGGCTCGTGCGGGATACCCCCCTTGGCACCCCGCTCGTCCTGGGCTTGAATGCCTTCGCCGCCACGGCGGCCCGCGTCTGTACGGTGAAGCCCCTCGCCCCACTTGTGCGACGGGCCTTCGTCGCCCCCTACGACAGCTGGAGCAACCGGCTCGCCACCCTGCGTTTCGTCGAAGACATCCCACTGGCCCCCGGAGACCCCGCCTGGCCGCATCTGGCCGCAGTGGAAGCGAACCTTCCCCATTGGCGCCACCTGCCAGTCCTGCTGGGATGGGGCGCCCAGGACTGGGTGTTCGACGATCACTTTCTGGCCGGCTGGCAGGCGCGGTTTCCGCAGGCGGAAACCCACCGTTACCCTGATGCAGGGCACTACGTGCTGGAAGACGCCGGCGATCGCCTTATACCTGAAATCGTGCGTTTCCTGAAGACCCCGGTGGAGGCCCCTGCCCCTTGA